The Fragaria vesca subsp. vesca linkage group LG2, FraVesHawaii_1.0, whole genome shotgun sequence genome includes a window with the following:
- the LOC101296534 gene encoding uncharacterized protein LOC101296534: MDGHLSQGGRIPGGGSYVGLDLQGSMRAHHQTQHPHNLQQQQQQQHQISRQGSMVHPSIHEGFPVKMGTMHNCDRTLSMVDYNKGEKCKNSMSDEDEPSYTEEGVDSHIEASRGKKGSPWQRVKWTDKMVRLLITAVSYIGEDIGSDCGGGVRRKFSALQKKGKWKSVSKVMAERGYHVSPQQCEDKFNDLNKRYKKLNDMLGRGTSCQVVENPALLDVIDYLTEKEKDDVRKILSSKHLFYEEMCSYHNGNRLHLPHDPALQHALQEALRNRDDHDTDDLRRHHHDDLDEDDQDMETDERDDFEENNVSHGENRGMFGGSGDSVKRLRQCQGREDINFGGFLNAQDCNKSSYSHPQIAQGDINQALPDSTKAAWLQKQWIESRSVQLEEQRLQIQVEMLELEKQRLKWQKFSKKRDRELEKLKMENERMKLENERMALELKRKEMGAGFS; this comes from the coding sequence ATGGATGGGCATTTGTCACAAGGAGGTAGGATTCCTGGTGGGGGAAGTTATGTTGGTCTTGATTTGCAAGGGTCAATGAGGGCTCATCATCAGACCCAACACCCACACAACCTACAACAGCAGCAGCAGCAGCAGCATCAAATTTCTCGGCAAGGATCAATGGTGCACCCCTCGATTCACGAGGGTTTTCCTGTCAAAATGGGAACTATGCATAATTGTGATCGGACCCTTTCGATGGTAGATTACAATAAGGGAGAGAAATGCAAGAACTCGATGAGTGATGAGGATGAGCCGAGTTATACGGAGGAGGGTGTTGATAGTCATATTGAAGCAAGTAGGGGGAAGAAGGGGTCTCCCTGGCAGCGTGTTAAGTGGACGGATAAGATGGTGAGGCTTCTGATAACTGCAGTATCTTATATAGGTGAGGATATTGGTTCAGATTGTGGTGGCGGGGTGAGAAGGAAGTTTTCTGCTCTACAGAAGAAGGGAAAGTGGAAATCTGTTTCCAAGGTCATGGCAGAAAGGGGTTATCATGTTTCTCCGCAGCAGTGTGAGGATAAATTCAATGACCTTAATAAAAGGTATAAGAAACTTAATGACATGCTGGGGAGGGGCACTTCTTGCCAGGTTGTTGAGAACCCTGCACTTTTGGATGTGATTGATTACTTAACAGAGAAAGAAAAAGATGATGTGAGGAAAATATTAAGTTCAAAGCACCTGTTTTATGAAGAGATGTGTTCCTATCATAATGGTAATCGGTTGCATCTGCCTCACGATCCAGCATTGCAGCATGCCTTGCAGGAGGCTCTTAGAAATAGAGATGATCATGATACTGATGATCTGAGGAGGCATCACCATGATGATCTTGATGAAGATGATCAAGATATGGAAACTGATGAGCGTGATGATTTTGAGGAAAATAATGTTTCACATGGTGAAAACAGGGGAATGTTTGGTGGGTCAGGAGACTCTGTGAAGAGGTTGAGGCAATGTCAAGGCCGTGAAGATATTAACTTTGGTGGTTTTTTGAATGCACAAGATTGTAACAAAAGTTCTTATTCTCATCCCCAAATTGCCCAAGGTGATATTAATCAAGCCTTACCTGATAGCACAAAAGCTGCTTGGTTACAGAAGCAGTGGATTGAATCGCGGTCTGTTCAGTTAGAAGAACAGAGGCTACAAATTCAAGTTGAGATGTTAGAATTGGAGAAACAGCGTCTCAAGTGGCAAAAATTTAGCAAGAAAAGGGATCGTGAACTGGAAAAGCTGAAGATGGAAAATGAGAGAATGAAGCTTGAGAATGAGCGTATGGCATTAGAATTGAAAAGGAAGGAAATGGGTGCCGGATTTAGCTAA
- the LOC101296823 gene encoding U6 snRNA-associated Sm-like protein LSm3-like, whose product MASEEESAVKEPLDLIRLSLDERIYVKLRSDRELRGKLHAYDQHLNMILGDVEEIVTSVEIDDETYEEIVRTTKRTVPYLFVRGDGVILVSPPLRTA is encoded by the exons ATGGCGAGTGAGGAAGAGAGCGCCGTGAAGGAGCCTTTGGATCTCATCAGGCTCAGCCTCGACGAGCGCATTTACGTCAAGCTCCGCTCTGACCGTGAGCTCCGCGGTAAACTCCAT GCTTATGATCAACATTTGAATATGATTCTTGGTGACGTCGAAGAAATCGTTACTTCTGTGGAAATTGACGATGAAACTTACGAAGAGATTGTCCGG ACTACAAAGAGGACAGTTCCATATCTGTTTGTCAGAGGGGATGGTGTCATCCTTGTTTCCCCTCCACTAAGAACAGCTTGA